A part of Calonectris borealis chromosome 30, bCalBor7.hap1.2, whole genome shotgun sequence genomic DNA contains:
- the ENDOU gene encoding uridylate-specific endoribonuclease, giving the protein MKIWILLVGTGIALGCVSGNLYTAPDSCEGRCEEPYSEEDECHCNAECEKYHNCCEDYYTHCRPGAEWAEEAAHTRASEGFSSSWDAITDEDLLHISEQLYKADHNKARPTDITINPQYQASPDETGDQEDRSPQPLYKYVNEELFSKPTYASFIKLLDNYQRATGREEDVTAEELREQDNFLKEVMKTELMKKLFAFLHKKNRYDSEQEFVADLKEMWFGLYSRGNGEQDSSGFEHVFSGEVKKGKVSGFHNWIRFYLLEKQGIVNYFSHNFNGPWDTYPEVLGLQFSWDGFYKEVGSAFIGCSPEFEFGLYTLCFIARPGRACHLSLGGYSLSIQTYAWTKSTYGNGKKYIATAYVISP; this is encoded by the exons ATGAAGATCTGGATCCTCCTTGTTGGGACAGGAATAGCCCTGGGCTGCGTGTCTGGCA ACCTGTACACGGCCCCCGACTCCTGCGAGGGACGCTGCGAGGAGCCCTACAGCGAGGAGGACGAGTGCCACTGCAACGCCGAGTGCGAGAAGTACCACAACTGCTGCGAGGATTACTACACGCACTGCCGACCCG GTGCAGAATGGGCCGAGGAGGCAGCGCACACCCGCG CATCAG AGGGTTTCTCCAGCAGCTGGGACGCCATCACCGACGAGGACCTCCTGCACATCTCAGAGCAGCTTTACAAGGCAGATCACAACAAAGCTCGGCCGACCGACATCACCATTAACCCCCAGTACCAGGCCTCCCCCGACGAGACGGGTGACCAGGAGGACCGCTCCCCGCAGCC GCTCTACAAATACGTCAATGAGGAACTTTTCTCCAAACCCACCTACGCAAGCTTCATTAAACTGTTGGACAACTACCAGAGGGCgactggcagggaggaggacgtGACGGCGGAGGAGCTGAGGGAGCAGGACAACTTCCTCAAGGAGGTGATGAAAACCGAGCTCATGAAGAAACTCTTCGCCTTCCTCCACAAAAAAA ACCGCTACGACTCCGAGCAGGAGTTCGTCGCCGATTTGAAGGAGATGTGGTTCGGCCTCTACTCCAGAGGCAACGGCGAGCAGGACTCCAGCGGCTTCGAGCACGTCTTCTCAG GGGAGGTGAAAAAAGGGAAGGTGTCTGGATTTCACAACTGGATTCGCTTCTACCTCCTTGAAAAGCAGGGCATCGTCAACTACTTCAGCCACAACTTCAACGGGCCG TGGGACACCTACCccgaggtgctggggctgcagttCAGCTGGGACGGCTTTTACAAGGAGGTGGGCTCTGCCTTCATCGGCTGCAGCCCCGAGTTCGAGTTTGGCCTCTACACGTTGTGCTTCATCGCGCGTCCTGGGAGAGC ATGTCACCTGAGCCTGGGCGGCTACAGCCTCAGCATCCAGACCTACGCCTGGACCAAGTCCACCTACGGCAACGGCAAGAAGTACATCGCCACCGCCTACGTGATCTCGCCctga